In a single window of the Littorina saxatilis isolate snail1 linkage group LG3, US_GU_Lsax_2.0, whole genome shotgun sequence genome:
- the LOC138961732 gene encoding baculoviral IAP repeat-containing protein 3-like, producing the protein MFPRTFNPPEVRVAPVTRFLPDATFNPDIDLAHLGYRLATLGALSGLFPVSRVKLADAGFYFRGQGDEMTCYSCRVRHSGWTREDNPMDVHRRLSPSCQHVREKDGEQSGGVGPRGSGDVAPTGTESRPLHSHAMVNRASPGMNTPVEDSETTPTQTASQTGERTSSLQASGSAASPNASHRTSAIISQSDSNSRPAESTARTAAAHSSSSSENRSSSRPLQNSTSNSTPQFSNNSSQVSNTTASPAANRTSSNSSATLATSSNDNTRDPPTRPVSTNTSTRQESSDANNSSREGERAEGRSLFPTAALDLGGAVYPMYQDMASRRRTFTQWNDSQAPPLDYVILCGMFYAGYADCVRCFYCGVGLKHWVPTDDVWTEHVRWRPGCGYLIAIKGEQFIRDTQRRLGIETSGGSQGAANSRDSVQTAGQRPPSTTQRSSTGTASSAAAAITTSATASVRSTSASSSSQASITSSNTGNTAATRTPATVSTTRQTSTASSFRSPSNQSQATTTRTTVTTSTSSARQTSTSSSSQAPRASANTSRTPTTSHHQPSTTSSSDASGESRASVSQPAVTSAEPASQGSRTPSSITSATSGNGERRGEGTSSSGTTSGASLSEGGSSVQSDGEGSHSNRRGTNVVAAASSAEERERLARLQAENRRLTQRFQCRVCRQAAIDTIIMPCGHLVVCESCAGTVTSCPLCHDAIRATARVHMA; encoded by the exons ATGTTTCCAAGGACATTCAATCCTCCAGAGGTTCGCGTAGCGCCAGTCACCCGGTTTTTACCGGACGCGACCTTTAACCCAGACATTGACCTTGCTCATCTTGGATACCGGCTGGCAACGCTCGGCGCGCTGTCGGGGTTATTTCCGGTGTCGAGGGTCAAACTAGCAGACGCGGGATTCTACTTCCGGGGTCAAGGTGACGAGATGACCTGCTACAGTTGTCGCGTGCGCCACTCTGGTTGGACAAGAGAAGACAATCCAATGGATGTTCACCGACGGTTGTCTCCCAGTTGCCAGCACGTGAGGGAGAAAGACGGAGAACAGTCTGGTGGTGTAGGTCCTCGAGGAAGCGGTGATGTAGCTCCAACGGGCACCGAAAGCAGACCTCTTCACAGTCATGCGATGGTGAACAGAGCATCACCGGGCATGAACACTCCCGTGGAAGATTCAGAAACAACCCCTACACAGACAGCATCTCAGACAGGCGAAAGAACATCATCATTGCAAGCAAGTGGCTCTGCTGCGTCTCCAAACGCAAGTCACAGAACCTCAGCTATTATTTCCCAATCTGACTCGAACTCGCGGCCTGCAGAAAGCACTGCAAGAACAGCGGCTGCACATAGTTCTTCTAGCTCTGAAAATAGGAGCAGCAGCAGACCTCTGCAGAACAGTACAAGCAACAGTACACCTCAATTCAGTAACAACTCATCTCAGGTCAGTAACACAACAGCTTCCCCAGCAGCAAACAGAACTTCCTCCAACTCTTCCGCGACACTAGCCACCAGCAGCAACGACAACACCAGAGACCCTCCCACAAGACCTGTATCCACCAACACGTCAACGAGACAGGAGAGCAGTGAcgccaacaacagcagcagggagggggagagggcgGAGGGGAGGAGCCTGTTTCCCACGGCAGCGTTGGACCTGGGAGGAGCAGTGTACCCCATGTACCAAGACATGGCCAGCAGGAGGCGGACCTTCACCCAGTGGAATGACTCTCAGGCCCCGCCCCTTGACTACGTCATTCTGTGTGGCATGTTTTATGCTG GTTATGCAGACTGCGTCAGATGCTTCTACTGTGGTGTCGGCCTCAAACACTGGGTGCCGACTGATGACGTATGGACAGAGCACGTGCGCTGGAGGCCCGGATGTGGCTACCTGATAGCCATCAAGGGAGAGCAGTTCATCCGTGACACACAAAGACGACTGGGAATAGAG ACCTCTGGGGGCTCCCAAGGTGCAGCAAACAGCAGGGATAGTGTCCAGACTGCTGGCCAGAGACCCCCGTCCACCACCCAGAGATCATCAACCGGTACAGCATCGTCTGCAGCagcagcaataacaacatcgGCAACAGCTTCTGTTCGGTCAACGTCAGCCTCCTCGTCGTCTCAAGCGTCAATAACCTCAAGCAACACAGGCAACACAGCTGCAACAAGAACACCAGCGACAGTATCAACAACTCGCCAAACGTCAACAGCATCTTCGTTTCGATCACCAAGCAACCAGAGTCAAGCTACTACGACCAGAACAACAGTCACAACGTCAACGTCTTCGGCTCGTCAAACGTCAACCTCTTCATCATCACAAGCACCCAGAGCATCGGCCAATACCTCCAGAACACCTACAACTTCCCATCATCAACCTTCAACCACGTCTTCATCAGATGCTTCTGGAGAATCAAGAGCTAGTGTTAGCCAACCAGCTGTGACAAGTGCAGAGCCAGCAAGCCAAGGCTCTCGAACACCGTCTTCGATAACCTCCGCAACATCAGGGAATGGAGAGAGGAGAGGTGAAGGAACGTCGTCATCTGGGACGACATCAGGGGCATCATTGTCGGAAGGTGGAAGCAGCGTCCAGAGTGATGGTGAAGGGAGTCATAGCAACCGAAGAGGAACGAACGTCGTTGCTGCTGCGTCGAGTG